Proteins co-encoded in one Balearica regulorum gibbericeps isolate bBalReg1 chromosome 24, bBalReg1.pri, whole genome shotgun sequence genomic window:
- the SDR39U1 gene encoding epimerase family protein SDR39U1 isoform X2, with amino-acid sequence MSSILSAGYYRPSPTAEYTEDSPGGDFDFFSRLVSSWEAAAVIPGSPTRGVVVRSGVVLGQGGGAISQMLWPFRLGLGGPLGSGLQPFPWIHIQDLAGIVCHALERECLQGVLNGVSPSSSATSNGTFAQELAAALGRPALLPVPAWAVRAVFGAERAVMLLEGPRVVPERTLESGYHFIFPDLSGALKDIVA; translated from the exons ATGTCCTCAATCCTTTCCGCAG GCTATTATCGCCCTAGCCCCACAGCTGAGTATACTGAGGACAGCCCTGGGGGGGATTTTGACTTCTTCTCACGCCTGGTGAGCTcctgggaggctgcagctgTCATTCCTGGGAGCCCAACTCGTGGTGTTGTGGTGAGATCTG GGGTAGTGCTGGGCCAAGGTGGTGGTGCAATCTCTCAAATGCTCTGGCCTTTCCGTCTGGGACTAGGAGGCCCCTTGGGCTCTGGGCTCCAGCCTTTCCCATGGATCCACATTCAGGACCTGGCTGGGATCGTGTGTCATGCCTTGGAGAGAGAGTGTCTGCAAGGTGTCCTCAACGGTgtctccccatcctcctctgccACCTCCAATGGCACCTTTGCTCAGGAGcttgctgcagccctggggcgcccagcactgctgccagTGCCTGCTTGGGCTGTGCGGGCTGTCTTTGGGGCAGAGCGGGCTGTCATGCTGCTGGAGGGCCCGCGGGTAGTGCCAGAGCGCACCCTGGAGAGCGGCTACCATTTCATCTTCCCTGACCTGTCTGGAGCTCTGAAGGACATTGTGGCTTGA
- the SDR39U1 gene encoding epimerase family protein SDR39U1 isoform X3, with translation MRVLVGGGTGFVGRALTQLLQSCGHEVTHVSRQGGKGRISWEDLSHSGLPLCDAVVNLAGENVLNPFRRWNDAFCREVISSRVETTRTLAKAIADAEQPPRAWVLVTGVGYYRPSPTAEYTEDSPGGDFDFFSRLVSSWEAAAVIPGSPTRGVVVRSGVVLGQGGGAISQMLWPFRLGLGGPLGSGLQPFPWIHIQDLAGIVCHALERECLQGVLNGVSPSSSATSNGTFAQELAAALGRPALLPVPAWAVRAVFGAERAVMLLEGPRVVPERTLESGYHFIFPDLSGALKDIVA, from the exons ATGCGGGTGCTGGTGG GTGGTGGGACTGGCTTTGTGGGCAGAGCCCTGACTCagttgctgcagagctgtgggcaTGAAGTGACCCACGTCTCTCGACAAGGGGGCAAGGGTCGGATCAGCTGG GAAGACTTGTCCCATTCAGGACTGCCCCTGTGCGATGCTGTGGTGAACTTAGCTGGTGAAAATGTCCTCAATCCTTTCCGCAG ATGGAATGATGCCTTCTGCAGGGAAGTCATCAGCAGCCGGGTTGAGACCACCAGGACCTTGGCGAAAGCCATTGCTGATGCTGAACAGCCACCTCGTGCTTGGGTCCTCGTCACCGGCGTAG GCTATTATCGCCCTAGCCCCACAGCTGAGTATACTGAGGACAGCCCTGGGGGGGATTTTGACTTCTTCTCACGCCTGGTGAGCTcctgggaggctgcagctgTCATTCCTGGGAGCCCAACTCGTGGTGTTGTGGTGAGATCTG GGGTAGTGCTGGGCCAAGGTGGTGGTGCAATCTCTCAAATGCTCTGGCCTTTCCGTCTGGGACTAGGAGGCCCCTTGGGCTCTGGGCTCCAGCCTTTCCCATGGATCCACATTCAGGACCTGGCTGGGATCGTGTGTCATGCCTTGGAGAGAGAGTGTCTGCAAGGTGTCCTCAACGGTgtctccccatcctcctctgccACCTCCAATGGCACCTTTGCTCAGGAGcttgctgcagccctggggcgcccagcactgctgccagTGCCTGCTTGGGCTGTGCGGGCTGTCTTTGGGGCAGAGCGGGCTGTCATGCTGCTGGAGGGCCCGCGGGTAGTGCCAGAGCGCACCCTGGAGAGCGGCTACCATTTCATCTTCCCTGACCTGTCTGGAGCTCTGAAGGACATTGTGGCTTGA
- the SDR39U1 gene encoding epimerase family protein SDR39U1 isoform X1, giving the protein MRTCRGYAGAGGGTGFVGRALTQLLQSCGHEVTHVSRQGGKGRISWEDLSHSGLPLCDAVVNLAGENVLNPFRRWNDAFCREVISSRVETTRTLAKAIADAEQPPRAWVLVTGVGYYRPSPTAEYTEDSPGGDFDFFSRLVSSWEAAAVIPGSPTRGVVVRSGVVLGQGGGAISQMLWPFRLGLGGPLGSGLQPFPWIHIQDLAGIVCHALERECLQGVLNGVSPSSSATSNGTFAQELAAALGRPALLPVPAWAVRAVFGAERAVMLLEGPRVVPERTLESGYHFIFPDLSGALKDIVA; this is encoded by the exons ATGCGCACCTGCCGCGGCTATGCGGGTGCTG GTGGTGGGACTGGCTTTGTGGGCAGAGCCCTGACTCagttgctgcagagctgtgggcaTGAAGTGACCCACGTCTCTCGACAAGGGGGCAAGGGTCGGATCAGCTGG GAAGACTTGTCCCATTCAGGACTGCCCCTGTGCGATGCTGTGGTGAACTTAGCTGGTGAAAATGTCCTCAATCCTTTCCGCAG ATGGAATGATGCCTTCTGCAGGGAAGTCATCAGCAGCCGGGTTGAGACCACCAGGACCTTGGCGAAAGCCATTGCTGATGCTGAACAGCCACCTCGTGCTTGGGTCCTCGTCACCGGCGTAG GCTATTATCGCCCTAGCCCCACAGCTGAGTATACTGAGGACAGCCCTGGGGGGGATTTTGACTTCTTCTCACGCCTGGTGAGCTcctgggaggctgcagctgTCATTCCTGGGAGCCCAACTCGTGGTGTTGTGGTGAGATCTG GGGTAGTGCTGGGCCAAGGTGGTGGTGCAATCTCTCAAATGCTCTGGCCTTTCCGTCTGGGACTAGGAGGCCCCTTGGGCTCTGGGCTCCAGCCTTTCCCATGGATCCACATTCAGGACCTGGCTGGGATCGTGTGTCATGCCTTGGAGAGAGAGTGTCTGCAAGGTGTCCTCAACGGTgtctccccatcctcctctgccACCTCCAATGGCACCTTTGCTCAGGAGcttgctgcagccctggggcgcccagcactgctgccagTGCCTGCTTGGGCTGTGCGGGCTGTCTTTGGGGCAGAGCGGGCTGTCATGCTGCTGGAGGGCCCGCGGGTAGTGCCAGAGCGCACCCTGGAGAGCGGCTACCATTTCATCTTCCCTGACCTGTCTGGAGCTCTGAAGGACATTGTGGCTTGA
- the LOC104636501 gene encoding olfactory receptor 6B1-like, with translation MPSDNLTHVVEFVLVGFPGKQEIKLLLFFMFFLTYVLTVTENAMIVVLVCTNLQLHKPMYVFLCNLSFLEIWYVSLTVPKMLVSLVTKRQDISFTGCMAQLFFFLALACSECTLLAVMAYDRYVAICNPLHYPIIMDHTLCARLSIGSWMSGFLISTGKVYFISCQTYCGPNIINHFFCDVTPLLKLACTNMSVAELMDFLLALLILLVPLIVIMASYAFIISAVFGIPSAQGCHKAFSTCASHLLVVIVFYTVSPFIYARPQPVDSFSSYKLVSVVYTVLTLLVNLVIYCLRNQEFKTALRKTIYWRDILSQKFHLGLSLFI, from the coding sequence ATGCCCTCAGATAACCTGACCCATGTGGTTGAATTTGTTCTGGTTGGTTTTCCAGGTAAACAGGAAATCAAGCTTCTGCTCTTTTTTATGTTCTTCCTGACTTATGTGCtgacagtgacagaaaatgcaATGATTGTTGTGCTTGTCTGCACAAATCTCCAGCTTCACAAGCCAATGTATGTTTTCCTGTGCAATCTTTCCTTTCTGGAGATCTGGTATGTCTCCCTCACAGTGCCCAAAATGCTTGTGAGCTTGGTGACAAAGAGACAAGACATCTCCTTCACAGGATGCATGGCTCAGCTATTCTTCTTCTTGGCATTGGCCTGCAGTGAATGCACTCTCCTGGCTGTCATGGCCTACGATCGCTATGTGGCCATCTGTAACCCATTGCATTACCCAATCATCATGGATCACACTCTTTGTGCCCGTCTGAGCATTGGCTCCTGGATGAGTGGCTTCCTGATTTCTACAGGGAAGGTTTACTTCATTTCATGTCAGACTTACTGTGGGCCCAACATCATCAACCACTTCTTCTGTGATGTCACCCCCTTACTGAAGCTAGCCTGCACCAACATGTCAGTAGCTGAGCTTATGGATTTCTTACTGGCCCTGCTCATCCTTCTTGTACCACTCATTGTGATTATGGCCTCCTATGCGTTCATCATCTCTGCTGTCTTTGGCATCCCCTCAGCCCAGGGGTGTCACAAGGCCTTCTCTACCTGTGCCTCTCACCTTTTAGTGGTCATAGTATTCTATACAGTCTCCCCGTTTATCTACGCCAGGCCCCAGCCTGTTGATTCCTTCAGCTCCTACAAGCTGGTTTCTGTAGTATACACTGTCCTGACACTCCTTGTCAACCTGGTCATATATTGCTTAAGGAACCAGGAATTCAAAACTGCTCTTAGGAAAACAATATACTGGAGAGACATCTTGTCCCAGAAATTTCATCTAGGgctttccttatttatttaa
- the LOC104631421 gene encoding LOW QUALITY PROTEIN: olfactory receptor 6F1-like (The sequence of the model RefSeq protein was modified relative to this genomic sequence to represent the inferred CDS: inserted 2 bases in 1 codon; substituted 1 base at 1 genomic stop codon), translating into MVSDNKTLVTEFIILGFPNVREVXLLLFATFLLMYTLTFTENVAIILVIGMDYHLHTPMYXFLSALSFLDISYTTVTVPKMLANIAIQSQTISITGCFTQLYIFFFLGSAECFLLTSMAYDRYLAICNPLHYTTIMDHRACLWLALGCWLGGFLAPALPTAFIFHLPFCNSNIINHFFCDSPPLLELSCQDVFEIEVINFVVGTIVLMSSFILTVISYVFIVATISHIPTAEGHSKAFSTCASHLTIVTIFYGTTIFMYIRTKTIQTFDFNKTVSVFYSVVTPVLNPVIYTLRNNDIKQGMRRVLLKQKDTFFM; encoded by the exons ATGGTTTCTGACAACAAGACTTTGGTAACTGAATTCATCATCCTAGGATTTCCCAATGTCAGGGAAGTCTAGCTGCTTCTTTTTGCTACCTTCCTTCTGATGTACACACTGACCTTCACAGAGAATGTGGCCATCATCTTGGTCATTGGCATGGACTACCACCTTCATACtccaatgta ttttttatcagcACTCTCCTTCCTAGACATTAGCTACACTACTGTAACAGTGCCCAAGATGCTGGCTAACATTGCTATTCAGTCACAGACCATCTCTATTACTGGCTGCTTCACACAGTTGTACATCTTCTTCTTCCTTGGCTCAGCTGAATGCTTCCTACTGACTAGCATGGCTTATGATCGCTACCTGGCCATTTGCAATCCATTGCATTACACCACCATTATGGATCACAGAGCCTGTTTATGGCTTGCTCTGGGGTGTTGGTTGGGTGGCTTCCTTGCACCTGCCCTTCCCACTGCCTTCATCTTCCACCTGCCTTTCTGTAATTCCAACATCATCAACCACTTTTTCTGTGACTCGCCACCTTTGCTGGAGCTCTCATGCCAAGATGTCTTTGAAATCGAAGTCATCAATTTTGTGGTAGGCACAATAGTACTAATGAGCTCCTTCATCCTCACCGTGATCTCCTACGTCTTCATTGTGGCCACCATCTCACACATACCCACAGCTGAAGGACACAGCAAAGCCTTCTCTACTTGTGCCTCCCATCTTACCATTGTCACCATCTTCTACGGGACCACCATCTTCATGTACATTCGCACCAAGACCATCCAGACTTTTGATTTCAACAAGACTGTCTCTGTCTTTTACTCTGTGGTTACCCCAGTTTTGAACCCTGTCATCTATACCCTAAGGAACAATGACATCAAGCAAGGCATGAGGAGAGTACTTCTGAAGCAAAAGGACACTTTCTTCATGTAA